A window of the Oscillospiraceae bacterium genome harbors these coding sequences:
- a CDS encoding V-type ATP synthase subunit B yields the protein MPKEYRTIQEVAGPLMLVRGVENVAYDELGEIELASGEKRRCKVLEIDDGNALVQLFENSAGINLQSSKVRFLGRSMELGVSEDILSRVFDGLGRPIDGGPDILPEERRDINGLPMNPAARSYPQEFIQTGVSAIDGLNTLVRGQKLPIFSASGLPHAQLAAQIARQAKVVGTDEPFAVVFAAMGITFEEANFFIQSFKETGAIDRTVLFINLANDPAVERIATPRMALTAAEYLAFKKDMHVLVILTDITNYADALREISAARKEVPGRRGYPGYMYTDLASLYERAGRQKGKKGSITLIPILTMPEDDKTHPIPDLTGYITEGQIILSRDLYRKGIQPPIDVLPSLSRLKDKGIGKGKTREDHADLLNQLFAAYARGKDAKELMMILGEAALTDIDKLYAKFAEEFEKEYVSQGYRTDRSIEETLNLGWKLLRILPRSELKRIKDEYLDKYYEEKPAETIEQTKA from the coding sequence ATGCCCAAGGAATACAGAACGATCCAGGAAGTTGCGGGTCCTCTGATGCTGGTCCGCGGTGTTGAAAATGTTGCATACGATGAATTAGGCGAAATTGAGCTGGCAAGCGGCGAAAAACGCCGCTGCAAGGTACTGGAAATCGACGACGGCAACGCACTGGTGCAGCTGTTTGAAAATTCCGCCGGTATTAACCTGCAAAGCAGTAAAGTCCGCTTTTTGGGCCGCAGTATGGAGCTCGGCGTTTCAGAAGATATCCTTTCCCGTGTGTTTGATGGACTGGGCCGCCCGATTGACGGCGGACCGGATATTCTGCCCGAAGAGCGGCGCGATATCAATGGCCTGCCGATGAACCCTGCTGCCCGCAGCTACCCGCAGGAGTTTATCCAGACCGGTGTTTCTGCTATTGATGGCCTAAATACGCTGGTCCGCGGCCAAAAGCTGCCGATTTTCTCTGCCTCCGGCTTGCCGCACGCGCAGCTTGCCGCGCAGATTGCGCGCCAGGCTAAGGTGGTTGGCACCGATGAGCCTTTCGCGGTTGTCTTTGCCGCCATGGGTATCACTTTTGAGGAGGCCAACTTTTTTATTCAGAGCTTTAAAGAAACCGGCGCCATTGATCGTACCGTACTGTTTATCAACTTGGCAAATGACCCGGCTGTCGAGCGCATTGCAACACCGCGTATGGCCCTGACTGCCGCCGAATATCTTGCTTTCAAAAAAGATATGCACGTACTGGTTATTCTAACGGATATTACGAACTACGCGGATGCGCTGCGTGAAATTTCCGCCGCACGAAAAGAAGTGCCAGGCCGCCGCGGGTATCCGGGCTATATGTACACCGACTTGGCGTCCCTTTACGAACGCGCCGGCCGCCAAAAAGGCAAGAAAGGCTCTATAACCCTGATTCCTATTTTGACCATGCCAGAAGACGACAAGACCCACCCGATTCCTGACCTGACCGGCTACATCACCGAGGGCCAGATCATTCTGAGCCGCGATTTGTACCGCAAGGGGATTCAGCCGCCTATCGATGTACTGCCCTCTCTTTCCCGCTTGAAAGATAAGGGCATTGGTAAAGGCAAGACCCGCGAGGACCATGCCGATTTGTTAAACCAGTTGTTTGCGGCGTATGCGCGCGGCAAAGACGCAAAGGAACTGATGATGATTTTGGGCGAAGCTGCCCTGACGGATATTGATAAGCTGTACGCAAAGTTTGCGGAAGAATTCGAAAAAGAATATGTTTCGCAGGGTTACCGCACCGACCG